The region CGTGGTGGTGTTGTCCGACGGCTGGACGGTGGTAACGGCAGACGGGACGCTGTCCGCCCACTTCGAGCACACGGTGGCCATCACGGCGGACGGCCCCCTGATCTTGACCGACCCCCGGGAGGGAGGTTAAGATGCCTGAGCGGGACTTGCGCCTGGGGCAGGTGGTTTGCTCCCTGGCGGGGCGCGACCGCGGGCAGTATTATGTAGTGGTCGGGGTCATCGATGACCGCTTCGTACAGGTGGCCGACGGGTACCGCCGCAAGGTGGCGGCTCCCAAGAAGAAAAACGTGCGCCACCTGCGCCCCCAGGGACCGGTGATGGAGGAACTG is a window of Bacillota bacterium DNA encoding:
- a CDS encoding KOW domain-containing RNA-binding protein, with protein sequence MPERDLRLGQVVCSLAGRDRGQYYVVVGVIDDRFVQVADGYRRKVAAPKKKNVRHLRPQGPVMEELAHRLAAGGSVNDSEIRGVLRKVQLEAQEPGEKGG